Proteins encoded in a region of the Cardiocondyla obscurior isolate alpha-2009 linkage group LG18, Cobs3.1, whole genome shotgun sequence genome:
- the LOC139109722 gene encoding complex I assembly factor ACAD9, mitochondrial codes for MLARRFLCRRLWRASFTSVRQTQSQHALDAINLETRLPAPIEKEPQRQPFVKNLFLAEFDKEFMYYSEPQSKNRYQRFFEWLEPIEAYMSKCLENPQSIQKHDVLAHLRELGVFRACVEERYLGLGLNHTESAKLVEVLSALPWLGSYIVKNHVVPVQIISTLASDNIKAKYLPKIATGEFVPTVCFTEPGNGINIHSIKSTAAQSDCNDYWILNGEKTFVANGHEANLFVVFSGCGHLHSISTTNNFLSIFLVERNFGGVINKDVMNLVGLQHSPSCSIVFKNTKIPKENILGDLRSGIDVLINMLAPGNRNLAAQAVGTLRAFTNVVTRNILQRKHLDRNMYEFEGIQEVIGKMASSLYGMESMLYYTTGIMDTFENQDCTLEKAMMETYCTNECVKNIYEGLQIVGAQAYLKDNLYIQIFNDALSYTLFDNYTLDANTYIALIGLQHMGKHLHKHIFKIRNPFDFPEYILKWAFGKDYRLRLKIDEHLHPSLVLGSRELEKCITKLKGVSLLLLERYGIKVGERQMEMRRLGELATTTFALIAVLSRASRAYSIGLRNHEHDRHMANSFAILSIDRVQILTDEIISGEINNGDKFNKNVAEVMFQKKEYFAEHPLKRTF; via the coding sequence ATGCTGGCACGTCGGTTTCTGTGTAGGAGATTGTGGCGAGCCTCGTTCACGTCCGTTCGCCAGACACAGAGTCAGCACGCCTTGGACGCGATTAACCTCGAAACACGGCTGCCGGCTCCTATCGAAAAGGAACCGCAACGACAGCCGTTCGTCAAGAATCTGTTCCTCGCGGAGTTCGACAAAGAATTCATGTATTACTCCGAACCGCAATCCAAGAACAGGTATCAACGTTTCTTTGAATGGCTCGAACCCATCGAGGCGTATATGTCCAAGTGCCTGGAGAACCCGCAGAGTATTCAAAAGCACGACGTTCTAGCTCATCTCAGAGAGCTGGGCGTCTTCAGGGCGTGCGTGGAGGAGCGTTATCTCGGCCTGGGCTTGAATCACACGGAGTCGGCCAAGCTGGTGGAGGTCCTTAGCGCCTTACCTTGGCTAGGTAGTTATATAGTAAAAAATCACGTCGTACCTGTTCAAATAATCTCCACCCTGGCCTCCGACAATATCAAGGCAAAATATTTGCCGAAAATAGCGACCGGCGAATTCGTGCCTACTGTCTGCTTCACTGAACCTGGAAATGGGATAAATATACACAGTATAAAAAGCACAGCCGCGCAATCGGATTGCAACGATTATTGGATATTGAACGGCGAAAAAACATTTGTCGCTAATGGGCACGAGGCTAATCTATTTGTCGTATTCTCTGGTTGCGGTCACTTACACTCGATCAGCAccacaaataattttctgtctATATTTCTGGTAGAGCGAAATTTTGGTGGCGTTATAAATAAAGACGTTATGAATCTGGTCGGGCTCCAGCATAGCCCTTCATGCAGcatcgtttttaaaaataccaAGATTCCGAAGGAAAACATTTTAGGTGATTTAAGATCGGGAATAGACGTACTGATAAATATGCTCGCTCCGGGAAATAGAAATCTCGCTGCGCAAGCGGTCGGCACGCTGAGAGCTTTTACTAACGTAGTGACACGGAATATATTACAGAGGAAACATCTGGATAGAAATATGTATGAATTTGAAGGAATTCAAGAAGTCATAGGTAAAATGGCAAGCAGCTTGTACGGTATGGAGAGCATGCTGTACTATACCACCGGTATAATGGACACGTTCGAAAATCAAGATTGTACACTCGAGAAAGCTATGATGGAGACTTACTGCACTAACGAGTGCGTCAAGAATATTTACGAGGGATTGCAAATCGTTGGCGCACAGGCTTACTTGAAAGACAATCTCTACATACAAATATTCAATGATGCATTATCGTACACTCTTTTCGATAACTATACTCTCGATGCGAACACATATATAGCCCTCATTGGGCTACAACACATGGGCAAACATCTACACAAGCACATATTCAAGATACGAAATCCTTTCGACTTTCCCGAGTATATATTGAAATGGGCCTTTGGTAAAGACTATCGATTACGGTTAAAAATCGACGAGCATTTACATCCGTCTTTGGTATTAGGTAGCAGAGAGCTAGAAAAATGTATCACGAAATTGAAGGGCGTTTCATTACTATTGCTGGAACGCTATGGCATAAAAGTAGGTGAACGACAAATGGAAATGCGTCGACTTGGCGAATTAGCAACGACAACGTTCGCCTTGATCGCTGTTCTTTCGCGCGCTTCCAGAGCATATAGCATCGGTTTAAGAAATCATGAGCACGATCGACATATGGCCAACAGTTTTGCAATTCTCTCCATAGACAGAGTGCAGATTCTCACCGACGAAATCATATCTGGAGAAATAAACAATggtgataaatttaataaaaatgttgctgAAGTTATGTTTcaaaaaaaggaatattttGCTGAACATCCATTAAAAAGAACTTTCTAA
- the LOC139109731 gene encoding uncharacterized protein, producing the protein MVSKVTLVIFLSLAFASNGCSFGKRSETRARRNREERATTVRPGVPDPPTDSNVTVDPHCDCRSSGFGEVRVVPYAACIADSCGVMHVDVSSACVRCSMCMAVAEEINQTLLQIHNMVSLDDWLNETETILFLRTICNHSFRHYSLREIDGRRIISDSLPGDKLVSSSADGSWERNLRNMCHNYLDEIQELQLYRNWKDWCENDEQLPNLEDILCRNEISNLRDCRGLDTVYRRQVPTKIVGARVKFLAEYI; encoded by the exons ATGGTTTCGAAAGTGACGCTGGTAATCTTTCTGTCACTCGCATTCGCTTCGAATGGCTGCAGCTTCGGCAAGCGCAGCGAAACGCGTGCTCGTCGAAATAGAGAAGAACGTGCCACGACCGTTCGTCCCGGTGTTCCCGATCCTCCGACAGATTCAAACGTCACCGTCGATCCTCACTGTGACTGCAGATCGTCTGGTTTTGGAGAGGTCCGAGTCGTCCCGTACGCCGCCTGTATCGCAGATTCTTGTGGCGTGATGCACGTAGACGTGTCCTCCGCTTGCGTCAGATGCAGCATGTGCATGGCCGTCGCCGAAGAG ATTAATCAAACTCTGCTGCAGATTCACAATATGGTGTCACTAGACGACTGGCTGAACGAAACTGAGactatactttttttaagAACCATTTGTAACCATTCTTTTCGACA TTACAGCTTGCGAGAAATCGACGGCAGAAGAATTATTTCTGACTCATTACCAGGCGATAAGCTTGTCTCTTCGTCAGCCGACGGATCTTGGGAGAGAAA ctTGAGAAATATGTGTCACAATTATCTTGACGAGATACAAGAGCTACAATTGTATAGAAATTGGAAAGACTGGTGCGAAAATGACGAGCAGCTTCCTAACTTAGAAGATATTCTTTGCAG aaATGAGATAAGCAATTTACGAGATTGTAGAGGATTAGACACCGTATACAGGCGACAAGTTCCAACAAAAATTGTTGGTGCtcgtgtaaaatttttagctgaatatatataa
- the Morgue gene encoding uncharacterized protein Morgue has protein sequence MAGDKIVDCTQNGNNEKISENGDLSLSLNLEDDFESIEYVPCPEFQFLTTACYICNGYYGPCFEEPVCATCHAFLFPNDVDLLQVPIFSEKTDDEDSGNDEPTDLYYNHERRTSQQQQNSPQNVNPNIPNAQQNPLNHNANVSRRCYALYQNAAPQCNYHALQNDSSSSSVDKCVGAFARNVPTQRDANFDLQSMICRTRNDYHQNCANRNDQNVQDRMEENLQCLPEMFALDHDGQNNEPGHDAAQYQWNYRVYEDAGEPSRPYNLSERLEVLSNHKHIEHEPINEPGLVERLPPEVLLAIFSHLDDISLWSAANVCRRWCGLLSTHVTQLQWKQHVKLRWPLYKPIGCVKNWYKVYDCLASSAPCRTCLAQTSLRSRPSRLVENSWRRNRLRSELKSLRIDPPEGIEAMPLDHMCCHWQATITGPVGSPYEGGLFYLYLQVPFSYPMCPPVVRFLTKILHPNVSRHGDVGIDSIHHNWSLALTISKVLISVQSLLTDPYCQVCMEPELGEMYMNDREKFEEVARAWTWRYAMHDVVTPF, from the exons ATGGCAGGTGACAAGATTGTTGATTGTACGCAAAACGGTAACAACGAAAAAATAAGCGAGAATGGTGACTTGAGCCTCAGTCTGAATCTAGAGGATGATTTTGAGTCGATTGAATATGTTCCTTGTCCcgaatttcaatttttg acaACAGCATGTTACATTTGTAATGGATATTATGGGCCATGTTTTGAAGAACCAGTCTGTGCTACATGTCATGCATTTCTATTTCCAAATGATGTAGATCTGCTTCAAGTACCGATCTTCAGtgaa AAAACAGATGATGAAGATTCAGGAAATGACGAGCCAACTGATCTATACTACAATCATGAAAGAAGAACTAGTCAACAGCAGCAGAATTCGCCACAAAATGTCAATCCAAATATTCCAAACGCACAACAAAATCCATTAAATCATAATGCAAACGTTTCACGCAGATGTTACGCACTGTATCAAAATGCAGCACCTCAGTGCAATTACCACGCGTTACAAAACGATTCAAGTAGCAGTTCAGTTGATAAGTGTGTAGGGGCATTTGCGCGGAATGTACCAACACAACGCGATGCAAATTTTGATCTGCAAAGTATGATTTGCCGAACGAGAAATGACTATCATCAAAATTGCGCCAACAGAAACGATCAAAATGTGCAGGATAGAATGGAGGAAAATTTACAGTGTTTGCCGGAAATGTTTGCTCTGGACCACGACGGTCAGAACAATGAACCCGGACACGATGCGGCTCAATATCAATGGAATTATAGAGTGTATGAGGACGCCGGTGAACCTTCGCGTCCATACAATTTATCAGAGCGATTGGAAGTACTGTCTAATCACAAACATATCGAACACGAACCCATCAATGAACCAGGTTTGGTAGAAAGATTACCGCCTGAGGTATTACTCGCTATCTTTTCTCATCTTGACGACATTAGCCTGTGGTCGGCAGCGAATGTCTGCCGACGATGGTGCGGTCTATTATCAACGCACGTCACGCAGTTACAATGGAAGCAGCATGTGAAATTACGCTGGCCTCTGTACAAGCCTATTGGTTGCGTAAAAAATTGGTATAAAGTATACGATTGTCTAGCTTCTTCGGCACCATGTCGAACTTGCTTGGCACAGACCTCACTGCGATCAAGGCCTTCCAGACTGGTGGAGAACTCTTGGCGAAGAAACAGATTGCGTAGCGAGCTCAAAAGTTTAAGAATTGATCCACCTGAAGGTATTGAAGCGATGCCTCTTGATCATATGTGTTGCCACTGGCAAGCTACTATTACAGGACCAGTCGGAAGTCCTTACGAGGGAGGATTATTTTATCTGTATCTGCAAGTACCATTCAG TTATCCCATGTGCCCACCTGTAGTAAGATTTCTAACAAAAATACTTCACCCGAACGTGTCGAGACACGGAGACGTTGGTATAGACTCGATACATCATAATTGGTCATTAGCTCTCACGATATCTAAAGTTCTTATCAGTGTACAAAGTTTGCTTACGGATCCATACTGTCAA GTATGTATGGAACCAGAATTAGGGGAGATGTATATGAACGATCGCGAAAAATTCGAAGAAGTGGCGAGAGCGTGGACGTGGAGGTACGCAATGCACGACGTCGTAACACCGTTCTAG